A region of the Pantoea alfalfae genome:
TCGATGCGCTATGACGGACTGTTCACCGTGCCAGACACCGACAAGTCGCTGAGCTTCCCGGGTTCGCTTGGGGGTATGAACTGGGGCAGCATGTCGATCGATCCGAACAACCATCTGCTGTTCGTCAATGACATGCGTCTGGGCCTGTGGGTACAGATGATCCCGGCGGATACCAGCAGCATTGCCCGTGGCAGCAACGGCGGCGAAGCAATTAACACCGGTATGGGTGCCGTTCCGCTGAAAGGCACGCCTTATGCAGTGAATAAAAACCGCTTTATGTCGCCGCTGGGCATTCCTTGTCAGAAGCCGCCGTTTGGTACGCTGTCGGCGATTGACCTGAAAACCCAGAAAATCGTCTGGCAGGTGCCGGTCGGCACCGTGCAGGATACCGGTCCATTTGGCATCAAAATGCGCGTGAAAATGCCAGTTGGTATGCCAACGCTGGGCGGTACGCTGGCAACACAGGGTGGCCTGGTGTTCATCGCCGGTACCCAGGATTACTATCTGCGTGCCTTTGATTCTTCAACCGGTAAAGAGGTGTGGAAAGCACGCCTGCCGGTTGGCAGTCAGGGTGGCCCGATGAGCTACGTTTCACCGAAAGATGGTAAGCAGTACATCCTGATTTCAGCTGGTGGCGCACGTCAGTCACCGGACCGCGGTGATTACGTGATTGCTTACGCGCTGCCAGACAGCAAGTAATAACGCATAAGGAAAAGGGCCGACATTGTCGGCCCTTTTTATTTGCTTATTTTCCGTCGTGCCACAGCGCTTTTAGCTCCGGCGGCGCGACCTGTTCCGGAATCAGCAGCACAATAGTGCCTACCTCACGGCGGGTGGCATACTGAATCTGGATACGGAAATAACGCTGATCGCCACTGCCCACCTGCGCGGCTTTCTCCTCGGGTTCGCCCAGCGGCATTGCCTGCTCCAGCGCATGACAGACGCGCTGTTTTTCTGGCGCCGGCAACTCGCCAAGCATAAAGCGTCGTTCGGCGCGCAGCCCCGGAATAAAGGCCATGCCGCCTTCACGCGCGACGATGATGGTGGCATCATCTGTGAGTTCGGGCAGTTCACTCATAGCACGCCAACCTCCTTCCACGCCTGTTCAATAGCACTGCTGACCGACTCGTTGAACCGCTTTTTACCATGCTCAATGGTGAAGCGGGCAAAGGTTTTGAAATCCGCATCCTGTGGCAGTTCGTCGTCACACACCGTGTCATACCAGGCATATCCCGCCTGTTCCCAGGCATAACCCCCCAGCGCTTTGGCCGCCAGATAAAAGGCCCGGTTAGGAATGCCGGAGTTGATATGAACACCGCCATTATCTTCACGGGTTTTCACGTAGTGATCCATGTGTGCCGGTTGCGGATCTTTGCCCAGCAGCGGGTCATCGTAGGCGGTGCCGGGTTCAGACATCGACCGCAGACCACGCCCATTAATACCCTTCGCCAGCAGGCCTTCACCAATAATCCAGTCTGCTTCATCCGCACGC
Encoded here:
- a CDS encoding protealysin inhibitor emfourin — protein: MSELPELTDDATIIVAREGGMAFIPGLRAERRFMLGELPAPEKQRVCHALEQAMPLGEPEEKAAQVGSGDQRYFRIQIQYATRREVGTIVLLIPEQVAPPELKALWHDGK